TTGTTCCCCCAGAAGCGGCAGTCAAGTGGATCATAGCTACCGAAAACAGGCTTCCGCCAACCCTCAAGTCGGCCTGTAGGTCTGTCTCGGATCTGACCCCAAGCCCGGCATCAGAAGCGACCGATGAGGTTGATCAATCAGAGATTCCCAAGACCTCCGCGCTGACCCGCAGCGACAGGATAGTCTTGGTGGCGATTTACAAAATGAATGTTGATGTCCTTGTCTCAATCTCGAACATTGAACAATCTCTTGCGCCCAGTGAAAGACTGAGTCCTAAGACTATAGGCAAATCGATCAAGAGGCTCATAGATCGAGGTTTGGTGGAACGCCCGGAGGGCACTAAGTCTGGTGCTCGTTTGACGATTCAGGGCCGAAGGAAGGCGAGCGAGATCAATACTTCCTGAACTTTACCGTTCCTTTTCCACATAGGTTCGTCTAAAGGTCAGGACCGTGCTCGATGCTTCGAGCATGGAAAAAACACCCATCCCATCGGATCCCCTTCCCCTCAATAGAGCGGCTCGCTACCTCTCGGTTCCGGCTGGCTGGTTGCGCGAGGAAGTTGAGGACGGACGCCTCCCCGGCCTGAAAGCCGGTCGCGTCATTCTTGTCCACGCGCCCACCATCGCCAGGCTGCTGCGTGAGCGAGCCATGGGTCAGGAGGGTGACCGCCATGCCTAAGCCCGCCCTGATCGACGTCAAAGCCGCGATGCAGCTGCTCTCCCTCGGCCGGCGCACACTCTGGTCCCTGACCAACCGCAACGCGGTCCCGCACCGCAGGATCGGGCGTGCGGTCCGTTACTGCCCGCGGGAGCTCGAGGCCTGGATCCAGGCCGGCTGCCCTACCGAGCCCGATGCGGCCAGGAAGATCCGGTCTCGAACCTTGACGGGGGTGGGCCGATGAAACCGCTTGAAAAAGTCCTCGAAGCTCTCAATCAGCACAATTGCCGCCCCAAGCGATCCGGAAAGGGCTACAAGGCCCACTGCCCCGCCCATAACGACAAGAACCCAAGCCTCAGCATTACTGAGGGGGACGACGGCAAGGTACTCATCAAGTGTCACGCCGGCTGCAAAACAGAAGATGTCGTTGCTGAGCTCGGGCTCCAGATGAGCGATCTTTACGCTGCGTCAAAGTTCCCAGACAACAAAGCAACACCGCAGAATCAGAAGCGCCGGGGCTTCGACTCAGCTGAGCAAGCGATCAGCTCTCTGGAACAACAGATGGGGACGGTCTCCCAGAAGTGGTCCTACTCCGATGCGGATGGCCGAGTTCTTGGGTACGTGCTCAGGTGGAACCGCGACAACGGTAAGAAGGACATCCGCCCGATTAGCCTGCACGAGGGGCGCTGGTTCATCGAGGGTATGGTCAAGCCCAGACCCCTGTACAACCTGTCGAACCTGTCAATGGCCAACCGCATCTACGTGACCGAGGGCGAGCCCGTGGCCGACGCCGCCATCGCGTGCGGCCTAGCAGCGACCACCTCACCCCACGGCTCAAAATCCCCGCAGGAGGCCGACTGGTCCCCCTTGAAGGGCAAGGACGTCGTGATCCTGCCCGATTACGATGACCCCGGTGAAGCCTATGCCGAGCGGGTCAGTCAGCTAGCCCGGAAAGCCGGTGCTCGATCCATCAAGGTGATCCACCTGTCCGAGCTTTGGCCGGATTTGGAGGCCGGGGGGGACCTCGTTGACGTCCTGAAGATGACCAACGGCGATGTCGAAGCCGTGCGTCGAGCCATCGACGACGCCATCGAAGCTGTCGAAGTCATTGAGCCCGAAACCCCGGAGCCACCTCTCTCTTACCGTCCCTTCCCCACAGCAACCCTACCCGAGCCGATCCGCACCTTTGTTGAGACCGGAGCTAAAGCGATTGGATGTGACCCGTCGTTCATCGCGCTACCCATGCTCTCGGCCCTGGCCGCCGCGATTGGGAACACCCATCGTCTCAAGATCAAGGAAACCTGGATCGAACCTGCCATTATCTGGACCGCAATTGTGGGCGAATCTGGTACGGCTAAAAGCCCAGCGATGGACCTTGCTTTACGGGCACCGCGACGACGCCAGCAACAAGCCATGCTCGAGTACCAGGACAAGATGACGGTCTGGAAGCGAGATCACGCTCATTGGAAAGCCGAAATGGAGGGCTGGAAACGTCTAAAGAAAGTGGGACGTGGCGATCCCCCACCCGAGCCGCCGAAACCCGTGCTGTCCCGGAACTTGATCAACGACACGACGACCGAAGCCTTGGTCAGCCGTCTCCAGGAAAACCCGCGCGGCCTGCTGCTGGCCTGTGACGAGTTGTCAGGATGGATGCACTTCGACCGCTACAAAAGCAAAGCCGGCGGCCAAGGCGCGGACGTCTCTAGATGGCTGGAGGTTTTTGGAGGCCGTGCCCTGACCGTGGACCGCAAGACCAGCGGCACCGAGTTTGTGCCCCAGGCCAGCGTGAGCATCACGGGCGGGATCCAGCCGGAAATCCTGCGTCGCGGTCTGAGCCAGGAAAACCGCGATAACGGCCTGGCGGCACGCCTGCTCTTCGCGATGCCGCCGCGACGCAAGAAAATCTGGACCGAAGATGACGTCGAGCCCGCACTCATGGCCAAGGTCCAGGCAGTGTTCGACTGGCTCTATGACCAGGAGTTGAACACGAATCAGTCGGGAACCCCCGAGCCAACCCTTGTGACCTTCACGGGCGAGGCGAAAACGAAATGGATCGAGTTTGTCAACGAGCACGGAGACCAGCAGCTCAACCTCGTGGGCGACGAGGCGGCCGCCTGGTCGAAGCTCGAAGCATATGCGGCACGGCTGGCGTTGGTGATTCACATGACGCGTGTGGCGGCCGGTGACCCAACGCTGGAGGACGCCTCGAGGGTCGACCTGAACTCCCTTGAGTCCGGTATCAAGCTCGTCCGCTGGTTCGCCAACGAGGCCGAACGGGTCTATGCCGGGTTCCAGGCCAACGAAGAAGATCAGGATCGACGACGGCTCATCGAGTGGATCGGGGCCAGGGGCGGAGCAGTCACCGTCCGCGACCTCACCAAGGGCCTCAGGGCCTACAGGGGCGAGCAGGGCAAAGCCCGCGAGGATCTGGACGCCCTGGTCGAAGCGGGCTACGGCACATGGGAAGACCCCGCACCGGGGACCAAGGGTGGCCGACCCACCAAGCGGTTCGTTCTGCATCAAGCCGGCCCCGTCCCCGGAACCTCGACTCCAGAACCTTCTACAGGGGGTATTGGGGACGGGGACAGTGGGGACACCTCTGAAGACGACGGCTGGGGTGCGGTATGACCCAGACGGCTCAGACCAGGCCCTCGGTAGTCGCCGAGTTCCTGCTCCAACTCGGGCAGGCAGGGGTAGAACTGGCGATCGACCCGGGTAACGACGCACGCCTGAGATACCGACCATCCGATCTTGGAGCAGATCTGCGGCAACAGCTTTCCGATCATAAACCCCACCTACTCGCCCTCCTCCGCGGCGAGGCCCTTCCTGACGAGCATGATTCGAACACCGAGGCCGGCTACGTCCTGGGCGAGCGCCTGGGGATCGCCGAGGACCTCGGCATGCCCGTCCACCCCGGCAGCCCCGCCTGGCTGGTGGCCGTGGGCGAAGCTCTGCTTACGATGGACCCAGATCGAAAGGACACGTGATGGCCAAGAAGACCAAGCCCAGAACCCGCAGTAAGGGCTCCGGATCGCTGTTTAAGCGCAGCGGCAAGGGGCCCTGGATCGCCACCTGGTACGACCACGACGGCCGCCGGCGGGAGAAGTCAACACGCACCACCGACAAGGCCGCTGCCGAGCGGATCCTGGCCAAGCATGTCGCCGACGCCGCCCTCCGCCGCGACGGCGTCATCGACGTCAAGCGGGACCGCTTCGCCGTCGAGGGCCGCAAGCCCCTGAGCGAGCACATCGAGGCCTACATCACCCACTGCAGGCACCGCGGCCTGGCGGATCACCACATCAACCAGAAACAGCGTCACCTCGACCGCATGGTCAAGGCCGCTCGCGTGACAAGACTGGCCGACCTGACCTCTGATGCCCTGGAGCGTCACCTCCGACAGCTCAAGGACTCGGGGCTCTCCGCCCGCTCGGTCAACTTCGCTCGCCAGATCGCGGTGGCCTTCTACTCCTGGTGCGTCAAGACCGGCAGGGCCGAGGTCAACCCCCTGAGCGTGGTGCCCAAGCTCGACGAGACCCGTGACCGCCGCCGGGTGCGTCGTCCGCTGACCGACGATGAGCTGGCCCGGCTGCTGGCCGTAGCACGGGAGCACGGGCGTGAGGCTTGGTACCTCGCCGCAGCCATGGCCGGGCTCCGCCGCGGTGATCTTCTTCGTCTGAAGTGGTCCGACGTGGACTTCGAGGCGAGCACGATCACCATCCGTGAGGGCAAGGCCAGGCGGGTCGATGTGATCCCGATGCACCCGCAGCTCACCGAGTCACTGCGTCGCCATCAGCAGCAGAACCCGGCGGTTGGAGCCACCAAGGTCTTCTCTGCCGCGGTCGGCAGCCCGACGGTGCTGAATGACTTCTACCGAGCCGGGATCGCCAGGAAAGAGCCCGTACGCGATACCGACGGCAACATCGTCCAGATCGGCAAGGGCACCCGACGCTCGCCCAAGCGGACGAAGATGCGGATCGTCACCATCGACGAGGACGGCCGTGAGATCGATCTCCACGCCCTGAGGACCACCCTCGGCACCCAGCTCGCCCGGGCCGGCGTCGCACCCCAGATCGCCCAGCGGATCATGCGTCACGGCGACTACCGCACCACCCTGAAGCACTACACCGTCCTCGGCCTGACCGACACCGCCCGAGCCATCGAGTCACTCGACGCGATCCGAGAATCAAGCTCGATGCATTCAGCTTCCGGGACCGACGGAGAAGGTCTCGATGAACCCGCTATACCCGACCCCCAGCTATACCCCCAGCAGTTGGCGCGCGTAACAGGGCACATTCATGCGTCGCCACGCACAAACTCGAAGCCTACTCCGAGTACTCCGAGATCCACAAACCCAGTAAAAAAAGGCCCTTACAGGCCGTTGGACGGAAAGCGGGCGAAGGGACTCGAACCCTCAACATTCAGCTTGGAAGGCTGCTGGGGCAAGTTGCAACCCCTTGAACGATCAAGGGGTTACGGCTGGGGGTAGGGGTGGGCGCAGCGCAAGCGTTAGCGCAACACCCCCGGAAGCAACCCAAGACCCCGATCTGAAGCGCGTGGCGGAAGCGTGGGCATCCCTGCCCCGGTCGATCCGGCGCGCGGTGTTGTCGTTGATCGAGGACGCGGGGGAGGACGACTGATTCTGTGCCGGGTGGCTGGAGTCACCCGGCTGATATTCACCTGGGGCGTGTGCCCCTTCACGGAAGGATTCGACGATGACCATTGATGACCGAAGTGATGTTGGATGGGATGGGCGGTTTCAACCCGTCCCCCTCAAAGCTGGCGCGACGCTGGTGGTGGATAAGTCACTGCCTGATGACTTTGTGCTGACCCCCGATGGGGGCGTGCGGGTGCGGTCGAGTGCTGCCCTGGAGGTGATTCTGGTGCGGGCGTTCTTCGCTGGTAAGGCTGCTGCGGCGCGTGAGCTGAGCAACGCATACAAGGGCGAGGGGGTGGGTGATGCATGAAGTTATTCGAGAGCTAGAAACCCGGGCGGCTGAGTCGCGGCGTCTACGGGCTGAGCGGCTGGCTGAGGTCCTGCGGCGCTGGGGGGTCGATGGATCGCCCCCGCTGCCGAGTGAGGCTGAGCTGGTGTTGGAGGCTGTAGAGCGGCACGGCGTCGATCCTGTGGCGATCGTCGAGGCCGGGCGCGACCTGCGGGCCGCAAAGCCCGCTCTGACCGAGGCGGCCCACGAGTTGGCCCGGTTGCGGCGTCGCGCCCACGAAACCGTCATAAGGGCGCGGACGGGCGGCCGATCGGCCGGTCTGGGCGTGCGGCCGCTGCTGGTGGCAGGCGTCGAGGTGACCGAGGGCGATCTGCTGGCGGCTGAGCCCAAGTTGGAGTTTGTGGGCCGGGCGCAGGGGGCGGCGCAAGCTGCCTTGCTGCGGGCCGATACACGGTTGCGAGAGTTGTTGGCTGACCTGGTGGCGACGTTGAGTGCCCCCGCCGAGGTGGCCGAGGCATGAGTCCGGCTGAGCGGTGGACGCTGGCGCTCCACGAGTGCGGGCATGGCTGGGGGGCGGCGTGCGTTCTGCGTCGCCCCTCAGTGGCCCGGCTTTATCAGGATGGTCAAGGGCGTGCCGAGATCGTCGGGGCGACCCCGAGTGAGTGCTGGAGCATCGGCTATGCCCTGATGCTGGCGGCGGGCAAAGCGGCCGAGTCGCTGGCGAAGGATCACGCCCCCCCCGAGGTCGCGGCGGTCGCGTCCCTGCCCCGGGCGAAGTCTGAGCCGGTGCTGAGGATCGAGGGTCCGGCTGAGCCGGGACCGCCCCGGCGATTCGAGGGGAGCGATTGGGAGTCGCTGACCTGGTGGGCGGTGATGGGGGCGGCGAGCTGCCCTGAAGCGTGGGCACCCCGACTACGCGAAGCCGAGCGGCTGGCGGGTGAGTTTGTGGCTGATGAGTCGGAGCGGATTCTGGAGTTGGCGCGGCTGGTGTTCGAGGTGGGGTCGGTCGAGATCACGCCCCCGACAGAGATCACCCGGGCCGAGTCGGGCTGGCGATCAGCAATCGTTCAAGAGATCGAGGATGACCCGCTGATCGCGGAGTATGAGCGGCTAATGATGGAGGCGGAGCACCTTAACGTTCGCGGTAAGTTCTGATGCAGTAATCCACTTG
This Phycisphaeraceae bacterium DNA region includes the following protein-coding sequences:
- a CDS encoding helix-turn-helix domain-containing protein, with translation MPKPALIDVKAAMQLLSLGRRTLWSLTNRNAVPHRRIGRAVRYCPRELEAWIQAGCPTEPDAARKIRSRTLTGVGR
- a CDS encoding DUF3987 domain-containing protein is translated as MKPLEKVLEALNQHNCRPKRSGKGYKAHCPAHNDKNPSLSITEGDDGKVLIKCHAGCKTEDVVAELGLQMSDLYAASKFPDNKATPQNQKRRGFDSAEQAISSLEQQMGTVSQKWSYSDADGRVLGYVLRWNRDNGKKDIRPISLHEGRWFIEGMVKPRPLYNLSNLSMANRIYVTEGEPVADAAIACGLAATTSPHGSKSPQEADWSPLKGKDVVILPDYDDPGEAYAERVSQLARKAGARSIKVIHLSELWPDLEAGGDLVDVLKMTNGDVEAVRRAIDDAIEAVEVIEPETPEPPLSYRPFPTATLPEPIRTFVETGAKAIGCDPSFIALPMLSALAAAIGNTHRLKIKETWIEPAIIWTAIVGESGTAKSPAMDLALRAPRRRQQQAMLEYQDKMTVWKRDHAHWKAEMEGWKRLKKVGRGDPPPEPPKPVLSRNLINDTTTEALVSRLQENPRGLLLACDELSGWMHFDRYKSKAGGQGADVSRWLEVFGGRALTVDRKTSGTEFVPQASVSITGGIQPEILRRGLSQENRDNGLAARLLFAMPPRRKKIWTEDDVEPALMAKVQAVFDWLYDQELNTNQSGTPEPTLVTFTGEAKTKWIEFVNEHGDQQLNLVGDEAAAWSKLEAYAARLALVIHMTRVAAGDPTLEDASRVDLNSLESGIKLVRWFANEAERVYAGFQANEEDQDRRRLIEWIGARGGAVTVRDLTKGLRAYRGEQGKAREDLDALVEAGYGTWEDPAPGTKGGRPTKRFVLHQAGPVPGTSTPEPSTGGIGDGDSGDTSEDDGWGAV
- a CDS encoding tyrosine-type recombinase/integrase; protein product: MAKKTKPRTRSKGSGSLFKRSGKGPWIATWYDHDGRRREKSTRTTDKAAAERILAKHVADAALRRDGVIDVKRDRFAVEGRKPLSEHIEAYITHCRHRGLADHHINQKQRHLDRMVKAARVTRLADLTSDALERHLRQLKDSGLSARSVNFARQIAVAFYSWCVKTGRAEVNPLSVVPKLDETRDRRRVRRPLTDDELARLLAVAREHGREAWYLAAAMAGLRRGDLLRLKWSDVDFEASTITIREGKARRVDVIPMHPQLTESLRRHQQQNPAVGATKVFSAAVGSPTVLNDFYRAGIARKEPVRDTDGNIVQIGKGTRRSPKRTKMRIVTIDEDGREIDLHALRTTLGTQLARAGVAPQIAQRIMRHGDYRTTLKHYTVLGLTDTARAIESLDAIRESSSMHSASGTDGEGLDEPAIPDPQLYPQQLARVTGHIHASPRTNSKPTPSTPRSTNPVKKGPYRPLDGKRAKGLEPSTFSLEGCWGKLQPLERSRGYGWG